The following are encoded in a window of Nakamurella sp. A5-74 genomic DNA:
- the rsmG gene encoding 16S rRNA (guanine(527)-N(7))-methyltransferase RsmG, which translates to MSDESDSAPPSSSDDDRVDACPPAGAALFGDRWPLAQQYVSSLASDGVERGLIGPRETPRLWSRHVLNSAVVAELLPPGATVVDVGSGAGLPGIPLAIARPDCTLYLVEPLLRRTLYLAEIVAAWDLDNVRVLRGRAEDVADDLAAATGGGAEVVTSRAVAPLAKLARWSVPLLRIGGIFLPLKGSSAGEEIERDAAELEKWGLGPATVIEVGAGVVDPVTSLVHAELVRPPPKAVPSSGQRSRPRKRRG; encoded by the coding sequence ATGTCGGACGAATCGGACAGTGCGCCACCCTCGTCGTCTGACGACGACCGGGTGGATGCCTGCCCGCCTGCGGGTGCCGCACTGTTCGGCGACCGGTGGCCACTTGCTCAGCAGTACGTGTCGTCGCTGGCCTCCGACGGGGTCGAGCGCGGACTGATCGGTCCGCGCGAGACACCCCGTCTGTGGTCGAGGCATGTGCTGAACTCGGCAGTGGTCGCCGAGCTGCTGCCACCCGGCGCGACAGTGGTCGACGTCGGATCGGGTGCCGGACTGCCCGGCATCCCGCTGGCGATCGCCCGGCCTGACTGCACCCTCTATCTGGTCGAACCATTGCTGCGCCGCACGCTGTACCTCGCGGAGATCGTGGCGGCCTGGGACCTGGACAACGTGCGGGTGCTGCGCGGGCGGGCCGAGGACGTCGCTGACGACCTGGCGGCAGCCACCGGGGGCGGCGCCGAAGTCGTGACGTCCCGTGCGGTGGCTCCGTTGGCGAAGCTGGCCAGGTGGTCGGTACCGCTGTTGCGGATCGGCGGGATCTTCCTGCCACTCAAGGGGTCGTCAGCCGGCGAGGAGATCGAGCGGGATGCCGCCGAGCTCGAGAAGTGGGGTCTCGGACCGGCCACGGTGATCGAGGTGGGAGCCGGCGTGGTCGACCCGGTCACCTCACTGGTCCATGCCGAGCTGGTTCGTCCGCCACCCAAGGCTGTGCCGTCCTCCGGCCAGCGGTCTCGGCCACGGAAACGGCGCGGCTGA
- a CDS encoding R3H domain-containing nucleic acid-binding protein has protein sequence MTENSTLSDVPEAPTEADALNQSAVESVESLETAPRRKGPVHEELVAEGDAAGDYLERLLDILDYDGDIDLDVEGERAVVSVIGDSDDIRKLVGDRGEVLDALQELTRLAATAETGQRSRLMLDVGGYRAERRTELTELGRSIAGEVVSSGEPVRLDPMNPFERKIVHDAVALVDGAESSSEGEEPRRRVVISPAA, from the coding sequence ATGACCGAGAACAGCACGTTGAGCGACGTCCCCGAAGCACCTACGGAAGCAGATGCACTCAACCAGTCAGCGGTCGAATCAGTGGAATCGCTGGAGACCGCCCCGAGGCGCAAGGGACCGGTGCACGAGGAACTGGTGGCCGAGGGCGACGCCGCAGGTGACTATCTGGAGCGACTGCTCGACATCCTCGACTACGACGGCGACATCGATCTGGACGTCGAAGGTGAGCGTGCCGTGGTGTCCGTGATCGGCGACAGCGACGACATCCGCAAGCTGGTCGGCGACCGGGGAGAGGTACTGGATGCGCTGCAGGAGCTCACCCGGCTGGCTGCCACGGCAGAGACCGGTCAGCGTTCGCGGCTGATGCTGGACGTCGGTGGATACCGCGCCGAACGCCGTACTGAGCTGACCGAGCTCGGACGCAGCATCGCCGGCGAGGTCGTGTCCTCGGGTGAGCCGGTGCGACTGGATCCGATGAACCCCTTCGAGCGGAAGATCGTGCACGATGCGGTTGCTCTGGTCGATGGTGCCGAGTCCTCCAGCGAGGGTGAGGAGCCGCGTCGGCGCGTGGTCATCTCCCCCGCCGCCTGA